The Bacillota bacterium genome contains a region encoding:
- a CDS encoding DUF433 domain-containing protein, whose product MKLDRIKIDPEVCMGQPTIRGMRITVAFVLRLLASGMDTRAVLKAYPELEEEDIRQSLAYAAWLAAEQTQPLPQEAAGP is encoded by the coding sequence GTGAAGCTCGACCGTATCAAGATCGATCCTGAAGTCTGCATGGGGCAGCCCACTATCCGCGGCATGCGGATCACAGTGGCCTTCGTCCTGAGGCTCCTGGCCTCAGGCATGGACACCCGGGCCGTTCTCAAGGCCTACCCTGAGCTGGAGGAGGAAGACATCAGGCAAAGCCTTGCCTACGCCGCCTGGCTCGCCGCCGAACAGACGCAGCCCCTCCCCCAGGAGGCCGCCGGCCCTTGA
- a CDS encoding sensor domain-containing diguanylate cyclase, with the protein MSKPVVSFTREEGIFCRLLGSCEEALGHICIPLFSEGTAFGCLSLIITQLEGSVLDSEEIEIISLFAHHVGLAVSNRRLLRFAVRESFTDQLTGLPNRRYAMEMLNREVERAARYGGNFCVVIVDIDNFKVVNDTYGHNEGDRVLILLAETARRCLRKTDIAARFGGEEFLFIFPETTLEGCLKVVERFRASFCEATMSGILKAGGITVSAGIARYPEDGRTSLALLEAADRRLYMAKANGRDRAVWSDA; encoded by the coding sequence ATGAGCAAGCCGGTGGTTAGCTTCACCCGCGAGGAAGGGATCTTCTGCCGCCTGCTGGGTTCTTGTGAAGAAGCCTTAGGTCACATCTGCATACCCCTGTTCTCCGAAGGAACCGCCTTCGGATGCCTGAGTTTGATCATCACGCAACTCGAGGGGTCCGTTTTGGATTCAGAAGAGATCGAGATCATCAGCCTCTTTGCTCACCATGTGGGGCTTGCCGTCAGCAACAGGCGCCTGCTCAGGTTCGCCGTGAGGGAATCCTTCACGGACCAGCTCACAGGACTCCCCAACCGCCGCTACGCCATGGAGATGCTGAACAGGGAAGTGGAGCGCGCTGCGCGCTACGGCGGGAACTTCTGTGTGGTTATAGTGGACATCGACAACTTTAAAGTCGTCAACGACACCTACGGACACAACGAAGGGGACCGCGTCCTGATTCTGCTTGCCGAGACGGCGCGGCGCTGCCTCAGGAAAACCGACATCGCGGCGAGGTTCGGGGGAGAAGAGTTCCTTTTCATTTTCCCCGAGACCACGCTGGAAGGCTGCCTGAAAGTTGTGGAACGCTTCCGGGCAAGCTTCTGCGAAGCCACCATGTCGGGCATTCTGAAAGCCGGCGGGATTACGGTAAGCGCAGGAATAGCCCGGTACCCTGAAGACGGAAGGACTTCACTCGCGCTTCTGGAGGCGGCCGACCGCCGCCTTTACATGGCCAAAGCGAACGGGCGCGACCGGGCCGTCTGGTCGGACGCCTGA
- a CDS encoding CfrBI family restriction endonuclease — MTGGTSAKEVCLDLGKKNIEALKLLLKEYEGGENLYQIKVIIEKDNTQIELDNVESLFLVNIITAMKLTIQGGAWSEVGKKTEKGLLYAIFRLLKIPEDNYILIFDEMKKKGLVENREIDAIVFSKHKEPITVELKLLGIGNPEIGDEALARKVSLFLIDRLTEMMKEESEKIGVKVIEFRQDNPLMEIYKFFASKNVDCSQPENMSSEELEAEIDGIIQEWREEKEALTVIKKLKEWTK; from the coding sequence TTGACAGGGGGAACATCCGCAAAAGAAGTTTGCCTGGATTTAGGCAAGAAAAATATAGAGGCTTTAAAATTATTATTGAAAGAATACGAAGGCGGTGAGAATTTATATCAGATTAAGGTAATAATTGAAAAAGACAATACTCAAATTGAATTAGATAATGTTGAAAGTTTATTTTTAGTTAATATAATCACCGCAATGAAACTAACAATTCAAGGTGGAGCTTGGAGTGAAGTAGGCAAAAAGACTGAGAAGGGGTTATTATATGCAATATTTCGCTTGTTAAAAATTCCAGAAGATAATTATATTTTAATATTTGACGAAATGAAGAAAAAAGGATTAGTTGAGAACAGAGAAATTGATGCCATAGTCTTTAGTAAACATAAGGAACCCATAACTGTTGAGCTAAAGTTACTCGGAATTGGCAATCCAGAAATAGGGGACGAAGCGCTTGCTAGAAAGGTAAGTTTATTTTTAATTGATAGGTTAACAGAGATGATGAAGGAAGAATCTGAAAAAATAGGAGTGAAAGTAATTGAGTTTAGGCAGGATAATCCCCTGATGGAAATCTATAAGTTTTTTGCTTCAAAAAATGTAGATTGTAGCCAGCCAGAAAATATGTCGTCTGAGGAATTAGAAGCCGAAATAGATGGAATAATCCAAGAATGGAGAGAAGAAAAAGAAGCTCTAACCGTTATTAAAAAATTAAAAGAGTGGACAAAATGA
- a CDS encoding diguanylate cyclase — protein MIRSSEPGKMRLGLWLTLFSVVVSLALILLSMRQVLKGLGKMHVQVQKIVAASDLYTHLIAQSYAIRGYMLYRDAPYLEEFRSWSRSNEREIEELLKIVRPARKPLVRGVLERHGKYVKMCEEEIIPRVQRGDVEGAARIAWEGGAVALLREMLDATDRLREMRITDTHALVDQTVGQARRALVWGCGSGLLGLLVVLGGGAFMVRRMVMEGLVYRLMLLNITSAVAVLRRNGLVHYVNPVAENLFGLESKKVVGKPFLSVFAGRMEARGDSRTLPVQESLASGNAFCAEIDYTSPDGRKLAFLVDCLPLLEEGGRSHGAVLIFRDVTEFRRREEELQDLAVRDGLTLLFNHTYLTQALEREVRSALEKGRGLAFMMVDVDNFKSYNDRFGHPQGDDVLRRLARLLEENVRSTDIVGRYGGDEFAVILPGAGPEEALEIAERLRRAVAAYPFPYREFMPDGRVTVSVGVACLPDDGTTAADLIRHADEAMYSAKRVSKDRVDVYQSVLKELEADWPEERALIHSISMFLAAVNAWDWYTYGHSERVTRYAVALARGLGLNAEETKKIKLAAFLHDVGKVKIPASLLNKSGLLDPEEREALKRHPLVGAEIVGQIKALEDVAPVVRHHHERWDGKGYPDGLAGEEIPLGARIIALADAFDAMTSDRPYRRAKSSPEALAEIEREAGRQFDPRLAGIFLRLFRSV, from the coding sequence GTGATCCGCTCAAGCGAGCCCGGGAAGATGCGTCTCGGCCTCTGGTTAACGCTCTTCTCTGTGGTCGTTTCCCTGGCCCTCATCCTCCTCAGCATGAGGCAGGTGCTCAAGGGGCTTGGCAAGATGCATGTCCAGGTCCAGAAGATCGTGGCGGCAAGCGACCTCTACACCCACCTCATCGCCCAGTCCTACGCCATCAGAGGCTATATGCTCTACCGGGATGCCCCTTACCTGGAAGAGTTCCGCTCCTGGTCCCGCAGCAACGAGAGAGAGATAGAGGAACTGCTGAAGATCGTCCGCCCCGCACGGAAGCCCCTGGTCAGGGGAGTCCTGGAGCGGCATGGAAAGTACGTGAAGATGTGTGAAGAGGAAATCATTCCCAGGGTGCAGAGGGGGGACGTTGAGGGCGCCGCCCGGATCGCCTGGGAGGGCGGGGCCGTGGCCCTCCTGCGGGAGATGCTGGACGCCACGGACAGGCTCCGGGAGATGCGGATCACAGATACCCACGCCCTTGTGGATCAGACCGTGGGCCAGGCCCGCCGTGCCCTGGTGTGGGGCTGCGGGAGCGGGCTTCTGGGGCTCCTCGTTGTTTTGGGCGGGGGGGCCTTCATGGTCAGGAGAATGGTGATGGAGGGCCTGGTCTACAGGTTGATGCTTCTGAACATCACCAGCGCGGTCGCCGTCCTCAGGCGCAATGGTCTGGTCCACTACGTCAACCCTGTAGCCGAGAACCTCTTCGGCCTGGAGTCGAAAAAGGTGGTGGGAAAGCCCTTTCTCTCGGTTTTTGCCGGTCGTATGGAGGCGAGGGGTGATTCCCGCACTCTTCCGGTCCAGGAGTCCCTGGCATCGGGCAATGCTTTTTGCGCGGAGATCGACTATACTTCCCCTGACGGCAGGAAGCTGGCCTTCCTCGTGGACTGCCTGCCGCTCCTGGAGGAGGGGGGGAGAAGCCACGGGGCGGTTCTCATTTTCCGGGATGTCACAGAGTTCCGGAGGAGAGAGGAGGAGCTTCAGGATCTGGCCGTGCGGGACGGCCTTACCCTCCTCTTCAACCACACCTACCTCACCCAGGCCCTTGAGCGCGAGGTCAGATCCGCCCTCGAGAAGGGGAGGGGTCTGGCGTTCATGATGGTTGATGTGGACAACTTCAAGAGCTACAACGACCGCTTCGGGCACCCCCAGGGGGACGACGTGCTCCGGAGGCTGGCGCGTCTTCTCGAAGAAAACGTGCGGAGCACGGACATCGTCGGCCGCTACGGCGGGGATGAGTTTGCCGTGATTCTTCCAGGGGCGGGCCCGGAAGAGGCGCTTGAGATCGCCGAGAGGCTGCGCCGCGCGGTGGCCGCATACCCCTTCCCCTACCGGGAGTTCATGCCGGACGGGAGGGTGACCGTTTCCGTAGGGGTGGCCTGCCTTCCCGATGACGGCACTACCGCCGCCGACCTGATCAGGCACGCCGATGAGGCCATGTACAGCGCCAAGCGCGTCTCCAAAGACAGGGTCGATGTCTACCAGTCGGTACTCAAAGAGCTTGAGGCCGACTGGCCGGAGGAGCGCGCCCTGATCCACTCCATCTCGATGTTCCTTGCCGCTGTCAATGCCTGGGACTGGTATACCTACGGCCACTCCGAGCGGGTGACCCGCTACGCCGTGGCCCTGGCGCGGGGGTTGGGCCTTAATGCCGAAGAGACGAAGAAGATCAAACTGGCCGCCTTCCTGCACGACGTGGGGAAGGTGAAGATACCGGCATCACTTCTCAACAAGTCGGGGCTGCTCGACCCCGAGGAGCGCGAGGCGCTCAAGCGCCACCCCCTGGTCGGCGCCGAAATCGTGGGGCAGATTAAGGCTCTGGAGGATGTTGCCCCTGTTGTGCGCCACCACCACGAGCGCTGGGACGGCAAAGGCTACCCTGACGGCCTGGCGGGAGAGGAGATCCCCCTCGGGGCGAGGATCATCGCCCTGGCCGATGCCTTTGATGCCATGACTTCTGACCGGCCCTACCGCCGGGCGAAGTCCTCCCCGGAGGCGCTGGCCGAGATCGAGAGAGAAGCCGGGCGCCAGTTCGACCCGCGCCTCGCCGGGATCTTCCTGCGCCTGTTTCGCAGTGTTTGA
- a CDS encoding response regulator, which produces MKEILVVEDSSLTRLMVKRVLEEEGYAVTELASGEEVLAKIRLRQRPFDLIIMDIHLPGMDGLRTLEALKGLPEYAYVPVMMLTVTSSAVREAIRLGAVEYLCKPFEQEQLVQRVRKLIGPGRREGQEEKTPLERFYEVMRLEINRARRGSTPLTIVLGRREGGPGAEVRELAEQAQRQLRTIDAVLPLSKRSLVAVLPVTDLNGAQVVMQKLESWIATADRGAAWKFAPAAFPEHGQDGEELLERARAELSKATQA; this is translated from the coding sequence ATGAAGGAGATCCTTGTTGTTGAGGACTCCTCCCTCACCAGGCTCATGGTGAAGAGGGTGCTGGAGGAGGAAGGATACGCAGTGACAGAACTCGCGAGCGGGGAGGAAGTGCTCGCGAAAATAAGGCTGCGCCAGAGGCCGTTCGACCTGATCATCATGGACATCCATCTTCCCGGCATGGACGGGCTCCGCACCCTGGAGGCCCTCAAAGGCCTCCCGGAGTACGCCTATGTGCCGGTAATGATGCTCACCGTGACCTCCTCAGCGGTAAGGGAGGCAATCCGGCTCGGGGCGGTGGAATACCTCTGCAAGCCCTTCGAGCAAGAGCAGCTTGTGCAGAGGGTGAGGAAGCTCATCGGTCCCGGCCGAAGGGAAGGGCAGGAGGAGAAAACCCCCCTTGAGAGGTTCTACGAGGTCATGAGGCTCGAGATCAACCGCGCCCGGCGCGGGAGCACTCCTCTGACGATCGTGCTGGGGCGCCGGGAAGGAGGGCCCGGCGCCGAGGTGAGGGAACTGGCAGAGCAGGCCCAAAGGCAGTTGCGCACGATCGACGCCGTGCTCCCGCTCAGCAAGAGGTCCCTGGTCGCCGTGCTTCCGGTGACCGACCTCAACGGCGCGCAGGTGGTCATGCAGAAGCTCGAGAGCTGGATCGCGACGGCAGACAGAGGAGCAGCCTGGAAGTTTGCCCCTGCCGCCTTTCCCGAGCACGGCCAGGACGGCGAGGAGCTCCTCGAGCGCGCCAGAGCCGAGCTCTCGAAGGCAACGCAGGCTTAA
- a CDS encoding DUF5615 family PIN-like protein, with the protein MSGLRYLADVHISPLTCELLRREGYQVVRVTEVLPPSAGDLEILRYARQNGMVIITQDLDFSGLLALTNLPGPSVVSLRLARPEPPAVARLLLRVLPQVEGDLKEGAVISVTERKFRVRRLPFALS; encoded by the coding sequence TTGAGCGGGCTCCGCTACCTGGCCGACGTGCACATCTCCCCCCTGACCTGCGAGCTGCTGCGCAGGGAGGGCTACCAGGTGGTGCGGGTCACCGAGGTTCTCCCGCCCAGCGCGGGGGACCTGGAGATCCTCAGATACGCCCGGCAGAACGGGATGGTGATTATTACCCAGGACCTGGACTTTTCCGGTCTCCTCGCCCTAACGAACCTGCCCGGGCCGAGCGTGGTTTCCCTGCGCCTCGCCAGGCCGGAACCACCAGCCGTGGCCAGGCTGCTGTTACGCGTCCTGCCCCAAGTAGAGGGGGACCTGAAAGAGGGAGCGGTGATCTCAGTGACGGAGCGGAAGTTCAGAGTGCGCCGCCTCCCGTTCGCCCTCTCCTAA